A genomic window from Chlorobium phaeobacteroides DSM 266 includes:
- a CDS encoding DNA-processing protein DprA: MQKLSSNTKAILLLTAPLIASHGSLLPDLLSPSEYNRLARHLHDMQREPADLLLPDAGDLHRACKHLVDEKRLQSLLERGFLLSQVIEHWQARAIWVVSRADAAYPRRLKARLREGAPAVLYGCGDINLLEAGGLAVVGSRHVDDEQINYTMAIGQLAALADRMIISGGAKGIDQAAMQGALEADGKVCGILADRLERTAMNREHRNLIIEERLVLVSPYDPSAGFNVGHAMQRNKLIYALADASLVINSDINKGGTWAGATEQLDKLRLVPVYVRSTGTASRGIDALRNRGALPWPEPHDVKAFEALLDTSPSLIPVGRDVSIGLFPNGMVQDSVTDTVQEKPQVQVMQEISLPVLVSGKAELSPAQRLFATVREVIRQLLKKPMTDTEIAERLELSTLQTRVWLQLLVDEGILEKKNKPVRYFIKEPGFFENGHHAT; the protein is encoded by the coding sequence ATGCAAAAACTCTCTTCGAATACAAAAGCCATTCTCCTTTTGACAGCGCCCTTGATCGCCAGTCACGGCAGTTTGTTGCCAGACCTTTTGTCGCCTTCCGAGTACAATCGTCTTGCGCGTCACTTGCATGACATGCAGCGAGAACCCGCTGACTTGTTACTTCCTGACGCGGGCGATTTGCATCGTGCATGCAAGCACCTCGTTGACGAAAAACGCCTGCAAAGTTTGCTTGAGCGAGGCTTTTTGCTCAGCCAGGTTATTGAGCATTGGCAGGCACGTGCTATCTGGGTGGTAAGCCGTGCTGATGCAGCATATCCCCGACGTCTCAAGGCCCGATTGCGGGAAGGGGCACCTGCTGTGCTGTATGGTTGCGGCGATATTAATTTGCTGGAAGCTGGTGGCCTTGCTGTGGTGGGTTCACGGCATGTTGATGATGAGCAAATTAACTACACCATGGCAATCGGTCAACTGGCTGCTCTTGCAGACAGGATGATTATTTCCGGAGGGGCGAAGGGTATCGACCAGGCCGCCATGCAAGGTGCTCTTGAAGCTGACGGGAAGGTTTGCGGTATTCTTGCTGATCGTCTTGAAAGGACGGCAATGAATCGTGAACATCGCAATCTGATTATAGAAGAGCGATTGGTTCTGGTTTCGCCATACGACCCAAGTGCGGGTTTCAACGTTGGCCATGCCATGCAGCGCAATAAGTTGATCTATGCCCTGGCCGACGCTTCGCTGGTGATAAATTCTGATATCAACAAGGGTGGAACATGGGCTGGTGCGACTGAACAACTTGACAAACTCCGTCTGGTTCCCGTCTATGTGCGATCAACAGGAACGGCTTCACGTGGTATTGATGCCTTGCGTAACAGGGGAGCTCTGCCTTGGCCGGAGCCTCATGACGTCAAGGCGTTTGAAGCTCTGCTTGATACATCGCCATCTCTGATTCCAGTCGGGAGAGATGTTTCCATAGGGCTCTTTCCGAATGGCATGGTTCAAGATTCAGTGACAGACACGGTGCAGGAAAAGCCTCAAGTACAAGTTATGCAGGAAATTTCTTTACCTGTTCTCGTGTCCGGGAAGGCGGAACTCAGTCCGGCGCAGAGATTGTTCGCTACGGTGCGTGAGGTGATACGGCAATTGTTGAAAAAACCGATGACAGATACAGAGATTGCAGAGAGATTAGAGTTGTCAACTCTTCAGACAAGGGTTTGGTTGCAGCTTCTGGTTGATGAAGGTATCCTGGAAAAAAAGAATAAACCCGTCCGATATTTCATCAAAGAGCCAGGCTTTTTTGAAAATGGACACCATGCCACATAA
- a CDS encoding DEAD/DEAH box helicase has translation MIYKSARALELLRIASCNPDAMFRESQEEAIRYIVEGRGRLLVVQKTGWGKSFVYFIATRLLREGGSGPALLISPLLALMRNQIEAAERMGVRAATINSDNPDDWAEVELSIARNAIDILIISPERLANERFSANVLARIASQISILVIDEAHCISDWGHDFRPYYRLLERIVKSLPSNLRLLATTATANNRVMEDLSEVLGPYLEVLRGDLNRPSLTLQTILLPDQAQRLAWLSEQLAALQGHGIIYTLTVRDANTVAAWLKSRGFSVEAYTGETGDRRPEFEQALLHNKVKALVATSALGMGFDKPDLAFVIHYQMPGSVVAYYQQVGRAGRALESAYGILLSGREETDITDWFIRSAFPTRHEVNEVINALENELAGLSVPELLAKVNLSKGRIEKTIALLSLESPAPVAKQGSKWQLTAATLGEGFWARADRLTALRRDDQRQMQEYLALPFAEHMGFLIQALDGDPNTVSFPLLPPLPILADAALVLEAVAFLRRTSLPIEPRLQWPGGGMPQYQVKGKIPVNLQAGHGKTLSVWGDAGWGELVRQGKYLDNCYSDRLVTACVEMIQKWNPEPAPAWVTCVPSLRHPDLVPDFAQRLADALHLPFQKVFVKREERPEQKTMANSTQQARNIDGSLAVNGQTVPESPVLLVDDVVDSRWTLTVSAWLLRKYGSGVVWPMALAQTGYD, from the coding sequence ATGATATATAAATCGGCAAGGGCATTGGAGCTTCTGAGGATCGCTTCCTGTAATCCCGATGCAATGTTCCGTGAGAGCCAGGAGGAAGCAATTCGATACATTGTTGAAGGCCGAGGGCGGTTGCTTGTTGTCCAGAAGACTGGCTGGGGTAAGAGTTTTGTCTATTTTATTGCGACACGCTTGCTTCGTGAAGGAGGAAGTGGGCCAGCCCTCTTGATTTCACCACTGCTTGCCTTGATGCGAAACCAGATTGAGGCTGCGGAACGAATGGGGGTGCGTGCTGCTACCATCAACTCAGATAATCCGGATGACTGGGCTGAGGTGGAACTGAGCATCGCCCGTAATGCGATTGATATTCTGATCATTTCACCTGAACGGCTTGCGAATGAACGTTTCAGTGCCAATGTTCTGGCTCGAATTGCTTCGCAGATTTCGATATTGGTTATTGATGAAGCACACTGTATTTCTGACTGGGGTCACGACTTTCGGCCTTACTATCGATTGCTGGAGCGGATTGTCAAAAGCTTGCCATCAAATCTGAGACTTCTTGCGACCACGGCGACGGCAAACAATCGCGTTATGGAGGATCTTTCCGAAGTGCTTGGGCCGTATTTGGAGGTATTACGCGGTGATTTGAATCGTCCATCGCTCACCTTGCAAACCATATTGTTACCTGATCAAGCCCAGCGCCTTGCCTGGCTTTCAGAACAGCTTGCGGCTCTTCAAGGCCATGGAATTATCTATACCCTCACCGTTCGTGATGCAAACACGGTTGCAGCCTGGCTGAAAAGTCGCGGTTTCAGTGTTGAAGCTTATACGGGTGAAACCGGTGATCGTCGACCTGAGTTTGAGCAGGCACTGCTCCATAATAAGGTTAAAGCGCTTGTTGCAACCTCTGCGCTTGGAATGGGCTTCGATAAACCGGATCTGGCATTTGTGATTCACTATCAGATGCCGGGATCGGTTGTTGCCTACTATCAGCAGGTAGGGCGTGCCGGGCGTGCTCTTGAATCAGCATATGGCATCTTGCTGAGTGGCAGGGAAGAGACGGATATCACGGACTGGTTCATCAGGAGTGCCTTTCCGACCAGGCATGAGGTTAATGAGGTCATTAATGCGCTTGAAAATGAGCTTGCAGGGCTCTCGGTACCCGAACTTCTGGCGAAAGTGAATCTGAGTAAAGGACGTATTGAGAAGACTATTGCATTACTTTCGCTGGAATCACCCGCCCCTGTCGCAAAGCAAGGGAGCAAGTGGCAATTGACAGCAGCCACACTTGGTGAGGGATTTTGGGCTCGTGCGGATCGACTTACCGCGTTACGTCGTGATGATCAACGTCAAATGCAGGAATATCTTGCATTGCCCTTTGCTGAACACATGGGTTTTCTTATTCAGGCGCTTGATGGCGATCCAAATACCGTTAGCTTTCCGTTATTGCCTCCGTTGCCGATACTTGCTGATGCGGCTCTTGTTCTGGAAGCGGTCGCTTTTTTGCGCCGCACCAGTTTGCCCATTGAACCAAGACTTCAGTGGCCGGGGGGCGGTATGCCACAATATCAGGTAAAAGGAAAAATACCTGTAAATTTGCAGGCCGGGCACGGTAAAACCCTCTCGGTTTGGGGTGATGCCGGATGGGGCGAACTCGTCAGACAAGGAAAATATCTTGACAACTGTTATTCTGACAGGTTGGTTACTGCTTGTGTTGAGATGATTCAAAAATGGAATCCGGAACCAGCACCGGCATGGGTGACGTGTGTTCCATCATTGCGTCACCCCGATCTCGTTCCGGATTTTGCGCAGCGACTGGCAGATGCGCTGCATCTGCCATTCCAAAAAGTGTTTGTCAAGAGAGAAGAGAGGCCCGAACAGAAAACGATGGCAAACAGTACCCAACAGGCACGGAATATTGATGGTTCACTTGCGGTCAATGGACAAACAGTCCCGGAAAGCCCGGTTCTTCTGGTTGATGATGTGGTGGATTCTCGCTGGACATTGACGGTGTCAGCCTGGCTTTTGAGAAAATACGGAAGCGGCGTGGTTTGGCCTATGGCGCTTGCTCAAACAGGATACGATTAA
- a CDS encoding DUF3465 domain-containing protein — protein MSERSRIKNLLVVAAMLLAGYFWFTGQGQHSTTSNKASNAIQSRNQRPSPDKSDTVIAKAFANRQSNLQVSGEGVVIKLLPDYQSGSRHQKFVVRLSSGQTLLIAHNIDLAKRVSGLGEGDTVTFSGEYEWSAKGGALHWTHRDPDGSHPTGWIQHHGRTYQ, from the coding sequence ATGTCAGAAAGATCACGAATAAAAAATCTCCTCGTTGTAGCAGCAATGCTGCTTGCCGGATATTTCTGGTTCACCGGCCAGGGCCAGCATAGCACAACTTCCAATAAAGCGTCGAACGCTATACAGAGCCGGAATCAGCGGCCGAGCCCTGATAAATCCGATACGGTCATTGCGAAAGCATTTGCGAACAGGCAGAGTAACCTGCAGGTCTCGGGAGAAGGGGTTGTGATCAAGCTGCTGCCCGATTACCAGAGCGGCAGCCGGCATCAGAAGTTCGTCGTCAGGCTGTCGAGCGGGCAAACCCTGCTGATCGCACACAATATCGATCTTGCAAAGAGAGTAAGCGGTCTCGGAGAAGGTGACACGGTCACGTTCAGCGGCGAGTACGAATGGAGCGCAAAAGGAGGTGCCTTGCACTGGACACATCGGGATCCCGATGGATCTCACCCGACAGGGTGGATACAGCACCATGGTCGAACGTATCAGTGA